From the genome of Medicago truncatula cultivar Jemalong A17 chromosome 2, MtrunA17r5.0-ANR, whole genome shotgun sequence:
ttttttaccaatgtGTTGTTCGGAGAGTTGGTAACATGAATTCCCCAAAAAAAGAACTTGAGTTCGATTTCTGGAGTAGCCCATTTGTTGGCCGTCCAACCCCGCATAAAAAATGGATGTTATCCATTTGGTTGGCAGTCCAacccttcataaaaaaaacggGCGTCATGTTGCCGACTCTAGGATTAGTCATATAGTTGGTCCAAAGGGCCTAAGTCATGGGGATACTTTGGAACAATTATGTGATTAAAGACCCTAATTGCGGTggattagaaagaaaaataaaacaattgattttattttgcaatAGATAATGGTAGTTTCTGAGTCAAATTCcttttgaaaaattagaatTGTCATAAGCATCCATGGCTCTACAAAAATTTGAACAAGAGGATCAAAACTCAGCACTCTCACTCACCCTGGAtgatttccaatgcaataatgaTAAGAACTTTAGCTCCCTCAACATGGATGAGTTCCTAGCTAGCATTTGGAGTTCCAATGATGAAGATACTGCTCAAACTCACAACAATACTGAAAGTGTTGCAACAGCAGAACACACCATTTCCCAACAGCTTGGTAATTCATCATCTGTCCCTCCTCCAATTTGCAAGAAAACTTCGGATGAAGTTTGGTCCGAGATACATAAAAACCAACCACAATTCAAAGAAGCAAATAACCTTAAAAGAAATGAGACACTCAAGAAGCAAGAAACACCTGGAGAAATGACTTTTGAGGATTTCTTGGTAAAAGCTGGAGTAGTAAAACAATCATCATCGTTGTCGTTTCAGAATCATAGTGGCAATGTTTCAAATAACATGGAACCACTGAATATTGCAAGTTCTGGTTTGAGGCCTTCAATGGAAGTAGGATTTCCTACTCAATGTGTGACTAGCAATAGTTCTGCAACATACCAAATGACAAGTGGAGCTGAGTCAAGTGGCGCTGCTAACAGAAAGAGGATAATTGATGGTCCTCCTGAAGTTCTATTGGACCGAAAACAACGCAGAATGATGAAAAATCGAGAATCGGCTGCACGTTCTCGAGCAAGAAAACAGGTTTTGTGCTCATCATACTCTACTCTTTGTTATAGTTCAATTGTTATACTTATTGATCACATAACTTGGAGAATGCATCTGTGTAAGGTTTAAAATCGTATTTACCTTTGCAGTCCCTTCACAATCCTTGATTTCGCGATAAATCCAACACAAATGTGACAGGTTCAGCCTCAATCACGGTCACagacttttttaaaacttgTTTTTGTGTGATTAACACTACAttaaagattttaaataaaagtcCGTGGCCGTGATTTAGGCTGTGACATAAGGACTGTTTATGTCTCTAAAATTGAAGTTGGGTCCGCAGCATTTGACCGTGATAGTCCGTAAcgtttgcatataaaataaaaaaccttgCAATGCAGGCTTATACAATAGAGCTAGAGGCTGAGCTGAATCTGCTGCAAGAAGAGAATAAACAGCTGAAACAATTTCTGGTAAACAATACTGAAATTGAATATActgttcttgttttttttcttgatgatttatgttttctGATGCTTAACATATATATCTATTTAAATCCGAAATAGGCTGAAGCTGAGCGCAAGAGGAAACAAGAGGTAAGTGATTGATTATATGTTTCAAATATAAGTTGATACTTATACATCATTGTGAATGTGTGTTTAAGATTATGTATTGCTACAGCTTCTGCAAAGAAAGCAATCTGCAAAGGTTCAAAAGGGGACAGAAAAATCAAGCTCAAGCACAACCTGGTGAATAAGCATCAATGACAAGAATTGAGAATTTGAGTATAAATGTGAAATAAATAATGTGTCTGTACTCAGAAATTCTGCTTTTGTTGTACATTTAGATACATGACAATTAAAATAATGCATTCATGTGAATGCCGATATTATTATGCTGCATACATAGTTCATAAATATTTCAAGGATTATTGTTGAGTTTGTACCTTAAAATCGCTGTTATTTTAGATTCTACCAGGGGCTGTCTTAAGTAATTAGGATTACCTGTTAGCATATTTGAATTCTGCTGTTGTTTTTTCGATCTTCAAGTTTCTGTCGAGTGCAATTCGAATTCTGCTAAAGCCCGGTCCTCGTAATTTGAATTACGCAGGTAAAATGTctataaaaatagatttttatctCGTTATTCGCTTGTACCAAAAGAGGATATTCTTAGGAAACTTAAAGGCTAAGGTTGGTGTCTTTCGGGAGAGGGAAAACAGAGAACATCAGGGCTCTTGTGTTGAATGTTTCTTGTGAGGTTCTTTGGGTGCGAGACAAAATCAACAGGGGAACTTAAAAGGGGCTTTTCGGTTGAGGGCTTTGTGGTGAGATTTTGTGGAACACCCTATATTATAGTCTAGAACATAATTAATACAAAGTGTCTTATAATAGTACTAGATAGTCATAAGAAATCTGTCCAAAGGTACATAAACAGTCTTATACACTTAACTTATAGTCACATACAAGGTACAAGAATGTAGATACAAGCAAAATGGTCTTAGCTTATGTTGTGTATGTCAGAATCACGTCGACCCACCgtgatttttcaaaaactacACTTTGTAGCTTCTACAAAATCACGGTGATTCAGACATACCTCTTGTGAtaccaaacacactcttagttACCAACACTgcaaataaaacatatataaattcCCAAAAGTTAAAACATCTTCAAATTTTCTTGTCCTTACTATTGCCTTCCCATTCATCcgtaaaacaaaattataaaaggtGATTCGTAATACAATCTCTGGACATAACTCAAGtttacatatacatatataaatttatgtCTTTTTCGTGCATGCTGAAATTATGTTGCATATGAACCAAGAACATCCAACTCCTTATCTCTCAACTCAAACCAGTTTAAATGTTAGTATTAGTACCACCACAATGCATCATGAATTAGGGATTCAATTTCACTAGTTTGATATCATTCTACTCAATCTATCCTATACGCATAACCTAATTCCTAATAACGAACCATAGCTTACTAAAGAACTCACCATAAATTTGAAGAGGGCGCTGATTGCATGCAACTTCTTCTCTTCACTTCCTTGCACTCTATCTTATGTTATGCTCGTAGAGAGAGTAGGAGAGTTGAAGAAAATGCGTTATTTGACCTTTGGGTTCACAATTACCCTTAAATAGAGAAGGACTCCTCTCCCTGAACATCGACTCTGCATCTATTATATATTATCCTTACTAATTGAGATAAGTTTACAAAGATATATCATTTTCATCCTTTTAATTAATGCATGTgaattttcaatatttaaatctaagattttattttgatatgagctctttttattcaaatttacggtccttttttattttgaagaaattaaatttattttgataagaaTTTTAGATTTGATGTTTGAAAATTCATATCCATACAGACAAAATTAAcgttaaaaaagataaagacataattgttatatgaaattaaattaaggaaaTGCATGAGCATTTTCAAAATACCGACATTAATGTAGTATCTTTTCTCTCGAGGttctttcttccattttctatGTTGAgtggtgattttgggtcaattttCATCCGAAATCACTCATCTTCGTCTTTTTTTATCACTATTACattctaaataagtgattttcacatagatttaGGTTTTTTCTCTGTGATTTCGTCGTTTGAGTGCGGCtttgtgttgtttgttgtcttgtgcggcgtttgatttcTCGTCTTGTTGAAATGTTCATTtggttcctattgaaagatctgTTATTCAATCAATGGtttggacgtcaacgttgcagatctgaGGAATGAGTATTCcagacattttaattttatcataatatTTGTATGCATTTTGTCGTGTATGCTGcgattaacttggatgttgtgaatTTGTTCGCGTATTCATCCGTTACGTTTTTAAcgatgttgaatgatgtaatatatcaatttgaataaatgtatatcgttttgtttttgtcaaaaataataattagtgtaaaattttcataaaatatttgtttatcatATATTTGAAAATCCGTTAAAATTTTTGCAAAGTGCTCATAGAGGATTTTATCTACATATACTCTTTGAGAATggaaatatgaagaaaataatagaaaatggaTAATAAATGGACggatgaaaataaatattaatggtAAAAGGGAAAGTGGAATATTATTTAAAggatgagaaaaagaaaagttaaaagagaaatgaaagtaataaataaaaagtacgAGAGAGAGAGTCAGGAAAGGAAtactaaataataataaagtatgtttgtccaaaaaaaaaattagagaaagaaGATAAGCAGAAAgagaaacaataataaaaatttgaaaaagattaagaaagagatatataataaagaatgaaaaataaaatatataaaagattaattttctactaataaaaattgattttaactgATTCAGTAACTGATAAGgaattttgattttctcttATTGAGCTCTCGAAGTTAAgttatttaattcttttatatGTCTTGTAAAGACTCGTTTATAGTGGATCGAAAAGCTTCTCTTTTATGTGAGTGTTGGTCAATTCGGACTGaactgtgtgtgtgtgtgtgtgttcatctactctctttatcttgtttgtCTCGAGAACCTACCTCTTGGGGTTACGCCGATAAAGTCTCACCATTCTTCAACTCCACCCGACGGATTACAACCTCCAGCCCCTTGGTTAACACGATCTTTCATGTGTTGCTCTGCTTTGGGCAAAGCTCTAAGTTGGCCACCTCTTCTCGTAGAACTTGAACCTCGTCATTTGAAGATACTTCAATGTGGAGCGAAGCACAAAGTAAGGCAACAACCTTCATAAAGGAAGGGAACTCTTCAGCAAGGATGCCTTTCTTTTTTGATGTGACTATTGTAGAGAAGTAATGTCACTCAGGAGGAGAAACAACAACCCTCATTTCCTCAAAGGAAGGCGGATCGATAGAAAACACTTTTTGGAGGACTCCGTCTGGACCAGACCTAGAACTCTGACCAACAGAAGAATATGATACCGCATATTTCTTGAAAGCAGAATTACCGAAACAACATCAGGCCCTCTTTAGGAACCTTGGAGGCTAGGAAATGTTTCAGAACCAAAGCATGAGGTAAGGATTAGCTTTTCCATACTCATCACCATATGTAGAGGAACCCTGTTGTTGGCCTTCAACCACAGAAAACTCTTCATGCCACctgaaaaaaggaaaagaaaaaataaaaaatactaaaaacaaTTCATGATAGCTTAAACTTTTAATAAATGGTTCTCAAAGACTCACTAAACTAACACATCTCATTCTCGACATAACACTTGTTCAAATAATACTTTAACTCAATCAGGTGAGGAGTCGAAGCTATTTTTCCCCTCTTAGAAGGAAGCACATGGGGGTCGTAGGATCCCAcatataataaattcaaaaaaatctcGAGGCCCCTCTCGTTCAATTTATCCTTCTCAAAGAGCATTTTCTCTTGCATGGCCTTTTCCAATAAACATCAGTTCAACATAACAAAAAATTGGCTAAGGTTACCTGAGTTAGGCCACCCTTTTCGTCCGTTGATTCGCGATAGATGCAAGTCATCTTCTTTGCATTCGTTGAAACCTTCAGAATTTGATAATATTTGTCTTTGAGAGAATATGTCGGGAGCTTAAAGATTTTACTCCCATGTTTGGAAAAGTACACACATTCATTTCCTAAAATATCTCTACTCTCAATCCATAATAGGTAATATAATAGAGAAATTGAGGTGTAATCCCCCATGTATCGGCATAGTGACTTGATGACACTCTGTCATTACTAGTTTATTAGacatttttcatgtaattttaAGGATATTCATTGTGATTCATGGAGCTGCAAGctacaaaagaacaagaaattgaagtttgaagaAGTCAGAATTCGGCCACACATTTTACAAACCGGCCACCGAATTTGCTGCTGATTTTCTCCCTTTTGATTCGACAAAAATCGGCCCCCGAAGAtgcaaaatcggccaccgattgtGCCAGACTTGGCACACGTTTTAATGCATTCGGCCACCGAATTTTGGGCTCAGTGGCCGATTTTGACAGGCTTATAAATAGAAAAGTCCATTTTCAAAGTAAGGGTTCACGATTTTAGAGAGAAAAGACATATATTGGAGCAGAGGATTTGGAGATCTGATGGCCAACCATCAAAACTCATAGTCAATCATCCAATACACGTATGAATCAATCCTTGTTTTTACGTTAGTTATCTTGTACTTTATCTATGAGTAACTAATTCTTTTGTGGTTAAGCTTGAGATGAATCTGATGTAATCCTATGGGAACCCTAGTTTGTTGAACTCATTTGAATATCAATGAAAGTCTAGTTTTAATTCATATTACTTTATGTTTAATGCTTTTTGTGTTTATCAtcgactactaaccctagctttatGAATATGCAAATCGATCTTAGAGATTGAATGACCACTAACCCTGGCTTTTGACTTTGATCTAGGTAATAAGTTTAACCTAAGTAATCAAGCTAGAGATAGATCATTATTAGGCTATGACACAGGGATTAACGTTCTGTTAATACCTCCAACAGTTTCAAATTAATTCACTTAAGAGATTAAGGAGTTGTCACTTGCAGGGAGAATTCTAGGTCAAGAGATTGGGTAGAATTACTTTGTTAATCTATCGTTAAATTAGATAATCATTGCTTGAATTAGGAGTGCAAATTACCATATGAGAACTTCGGAGGATTCAAAGGTCTTAACCATACATCTCTCTAATTTTCTAAAACcaaacttttattgtttttaatccGTTTATTTTACAAATACCAATCTAACTTCCTAGGGCAACTTTGAATTTAATACATCttttttgataaagaaattgCAGAGTAGAAGTTAACAacggtcctcgtggatacgaatttatttattacttcgatagttttggTTCACTTGCCAAATATCTATCATGACTCGTAGCCAAGTCTGAACCCCGTCCTGAGTTTGGATGAATCTATTAGGGAGgcaaaaggaaaagaagaaataaaaaaaaaaatactaaaaacaaTTAATGGTAGCTTAAACTTTTAATAAATGGTTCTCAAAGACTCACTAAACTAACACATCTCATTCTCGGCATAACCCTTGTTCAGATAATACTTTAACTCAATCAGGTGAGGAGTCGACGCTATTTTTCCCCTCTTAGAAGGAAGCACATGGGGGTCGTAGGATCCCACATATCATATCTTCGAAAAAAATCTTGAGACCCCTCTCATTCAATTTATCCTTCTCAAAGAGCATTTTCTCTTGCATGGCCTTTTCCAATAAACATCAATTCAACATAACAAAAAATTGGCTAAGGGCACCTGAATTAGACCACCCTCTTCATCCGTTGATTCGCGATAGATGCAAGTCATCTTCTTTGCATTCGTTGAAACCTTCCGAATTTGATAATATTTGTCTTTGAGAGAATATGTCGGGAGCTTAAAGATTTTACTCCCATGTTTGAAAAAGTACACGCATTCATTTCCTAAAATATTTCTACTCTCAATCCAGAATAGGTAACATAATAGAAAAATCAAGGTGTAATCCCCCATGTATTGGCACAATGACTCGTAGCCATGTACGAACCCCATCCTGAGTTTGGATGAATCTATTAGGGAGgcaaaaggaaaagaagaaataaaaaatactgaAAACAATTCCtgataaattaaacttttaataaataattctcAAAGACTCACTAAACTAACACATCTCATTCTCGGCGTAACCATTGTTCAAATAATACTTTAACTCAATCAGATGAGGAGTCGACACTTATTTTTCCCTCTCATAAGGAAGCACATAGGGGTCGTAGGATCCCACATATCATATCTTCAGAAAAAATCTCGAGGCCGCTCTTGTTCAATTTATCCTTCTCAAAGAGCATTTTCTCTTGCATGGTCTTTTCCAAAGAAGACACATGCATCAACTAAAGGGCAACTCAAAGAACGTGGATTTAAAAGTGCAATTATCACAAACAAATCTTGAGACATTGCTGAAACAAAAGGTCGCATCATGTGTTACCTCCAAGTTACACCCGGGACATTCGAAGATAAATATCACCCGGATTAAAACTCACCACATTCTGTTAGCACCAAAAAATTGCATGAAGGTTACTTCGGATTTTTGAATGCTACAAAGACCTCGTCTCAAGCCAAAAGCCAATGACTTGTGGCTACTGTTTTGAACCGGGATGACGCACAATCCTCTATATCTTTATTCCACTATTACAAATAAGTTCCAACAAGGCGTCCACATGCTAGTATGATCTACCTGGATCAATGAAGAGTCATGTCGTAGAGAATCATACACTTAAGAGGTACCTGCTTTTCTTTTGCAAATATTATAGATGAAAGCACTTCTACTTTAAagcaaaaaccaatttttattttgaataaaaaattaaggtaaAGGGATGGTACCCGATCTAAAGCGTGTTTATAAAGGTATTTGCACTTTTTTCCCTCcaatttaaacatcattttTTTCCCGCCCACTTTAAACAAAAACCAACTTGTTTCCATAGGTATTAATGAACATCTTAAACCAACTTTGAACTCCTCTTATGCTAATCATCTAACTTACTGATATTTAATTAACGACTGATTTATATAGGTTTGAGTGAGGGAATTTGTCAAATTCCCACTAATAAGCAGTGTGACCAATACTAGTACAACTTTAGAAACTACATTGTCTCCTGGCATCATGGGTCCATGGCCAATCATTGATTTTTGTCAATAAATATGAATTGTTAATGCAATGTTACCTCCTATACGTGACATCCTTTAAGAAAAACTCCTATACATGACATCTCTGCTTGATCTGCAAATGACCATTCACCTATAGAAAATGGTCACAACTCACAACTGCTCAACGTTACTCTCGATGTGAATTTAGACCAAGATGCAAACTGGTCCACCTATGACCAccctagtaaaaaaaattaataaaaaaattgcacttTTAGTTACACACTTTGTCGACACGTAATGACTTAACATATTAATAAGTTTAACATAATCAAcaaaagaataattaattttggGATTTGATTCAGACCAATCACCTTTCTAGATAGGTAAAACAAGAGACCTCAAAGAATTACGGCTCAAGGGAGTGAAACATTCAAGGAAGGAATGACCTAAATTGTCTAAAGCTATAAAATCTTCTCAAAGACACCCCCACATCAATGAGAAGTTGTAAGGTATATTGGAGACAAAGGTATATATTCATGTATATTatttatgcaaataaaaatatgtactttaaaaatatattgaccTAACCCATTGGagtgtttatattttttgagcCAAACCATATATTTTAAGACCAATGATTGGCATCATAAAGGAATAATTGGTAGGAGGCATATTACACCTGCAATAGGTATTAGATGACCACaagtataaaatattgttttttactttaTGATATGGATCATGGGTCCATTACATAAAAAGTCTCCTTTATCCTTCTACTCTTTCTGTCTGTCCTTTCTTTTTATGCCTTGGATATGTTACACATTTTTATGTGGTCAATAATATTGgtccaaaaaattataatttatattgatagactttttttggttacaatataTCGATACACTTTGAAATTGAGGAAATAATCAACTTTGACATTCATAATTTATAGTATGTCATAGCATTCAATAGGCTAGTCTGAAGTTGACGGATTAGTGTGATTAAAGAATACTTCTACCGTCtcaaaatatatgtcattttaatatctatatttaaaaatgtaacTAGTTttgaatgagaaagaaaaattatgacTTATTTAACAAAATCGCTCTTTATtaatagaatatattaaaagaattagaaaagaaaaaaattaataaatagcaAATGGTAGTATAATAGAAGAAGAAGacattaatgttttattaatttttgtaaaacAGACATAAATAAATGgacaaaattaatcaataagAATAATATATGTCTGTACTCATGTTGAAGGGTgggaaaaaaaccaaaaaatcaattCGAACGGCTGaactgaaccgaaccaaacaaaaaaaaattgagtcatTACTAACAATTCTGAAACTGAACAGAAacagttcggttcggttcaaaACAATTCAGTTCGATTCAGTTTGgtaactaaaatttaatttcgtttgatttttttatatattttttttaatggtaccAATAATAACAGTTCCGTTCGATTCGAAACAATTCAATTCAGTTTGAAACAGTTCAATTCAGTTCAAAATGCAAATAGTTCGATTCAGttcagttattttaattttaacaaatagTTCATAATTCGGTTCAGTTcagttaatttaaatttaacaaataattCGATTCGATTTAGTTTTCATCATAAACCAAACCATGCCCACTCCTACTCCTATTAGATAAAGTTTAGAGATTTAACTAGGATAAAAATAGTCATATACAAACTACATATTAGATTAGTGatggaaaatgaaatgaaattgctAAGTATTGGTATTTGATGATTACCATATGTACTACATATTGCTATCTGCAACAAGATTTGCATTTCTATAAGGAGAAACGAATCTTAACGTGGCATGGTTTAGGTGAAGACAGAGAGTGGATGTTGACCCATCAACAAAGGGGATAATACCAAACAAATCCATCTCAGAGCTAAGATTAAATACACAAagtggttatgtttattatattcTACTAGTATATAATGTTTTGGTTGAAACGGTATGAGCctaaatattttgtttctatGTGTAACAAAATCAACtttatctttctattttttGCCAACTTCAATAAGAAAGAAAACTCAACTTGAACTCATACTGAATTTATTGTGTTCCCATTTCCAAGATCAAAAATGCATGAGTTCTTCATTTTTTACTatactttgttttatttgatttcttacAAGTACATATATATAGCCCCACAACAAAAGAACCAATAAGAAAATTCAGGCGGTTACAAGAGAGATAGAAGAGTGGAGTAGGAGTCAATGATTCTAGTGGGTTCCTGTAATAGGCCCCACCTgttcaattttataataaataagaaaaaacaatttttttttttttgttttattcaattttttttatattttatttgagcCACCTTTGAACCCCACAAGTCTAAAAAATGAGCCTGAGACAATTTTTTCTGGGACAATATATTGTGTGAGTTTTTtcttaattcaatatattcatTCAACTAAGGACAGTGTGTGAAACAGACTAATCAATAAGGTTTCTTCATAGAG
Proteins encoded in this window:
- the LOC11412223 gene encoding ABSCISIC ACID-INSENSITIVE 5-like protein 1; this encodes MALQKFEQEDQNSALSLTLDDFQCNNDKNFSSLNMDEFLASIWSSNDEDTAQTHNNTESVATAEHTISQQLGNSSSVPPPICKKTSDEVWSEIHKNQPQFKEANNLKRNETLKKQETPGEMTFEDFLVKAGVVKQSSSLSFQNHSGNVSNNMEPLNIASSGLRPSMEVGFPTQCVTSNSSATYQMTSGAESSGAANRKRIIDGPPEVLLDRKQRRMMKNRESAARSRARKQAYTIELEAELNLLQEENKQLKQFLAEAERKRKQELLQRKQSAKVQKGTEKSSSSTTW